A DNA window from Labrus mixtus chromosome 4, fLabMix1.1, whole genome shotgun sequence contains the following coding sequences:
- the LOC132973522 gene encoding uncharacterized protein LOC132973522 yields MLGSKQTALRCCIRYLGRQEGRENLIKDHIRLFYLHERLLLSSDQSGDQKMSDRGDKEEDRAESPLSSCLSMKSDWSKGQPLLFSNEPGPSDQKMSDRGDKEENRAESPLSSCLSMKSDWSKGQPLLFSNEPGPSDPHSCAPLHSALVSSLYSPLLLRFDGGTSPLLVPPSSIPLSRAFMSDQTQRWPAVWCSTMCRVSRLTQLTPPAQCMTIHLQKMKKREALFNAQVFL; encoded by the exons ATGTTAggatcaaaacaaactgcactgaGGTGCTGCATCAGGTACTTAGGCAgacaggaaggaagagaaaatcTAATTAAGGATCACATCAG GTTGTTTTACCTGCATGAACGTCTTTTATTGTCCTCTGATCAATCTGGAGATCAGAAGATGAGTGATcgaggagacaaagaggaggacagagcagaGTCTCCTCTGTCCAGCTGTCTCTCTATGAAGAGTGACTGGTCTAAAGGTCAACCTCTACTCTTCAGTAATGAACCAGGACCCTCAGATCAGAAGATGAGTGATcgaggagacaaagaggagaacAGAGCAGAGTCTCCTCTGTCCAGCTGTCTCTCTATGAAGAGTGACTGGTCTAAAGGTCAACCTCTACTCTTCAGTAATGAACCAGGACCCTCAGATCCACA ctcgtgcgctcctctccatagtgcgctcgtctcctccctctacagcccgctgctgctacgctTCGAtggggggacctcaccactgcttgtacccccgtcttcgatacctctttccagagcatttatgtccgatcagacacagcgctggccagctgtctggtgctCAACAATGTGCCGAGTGTCGCGCCTGACACAGCTCACACCTCCTGCAcaatgtatgacaattcatcttcaaaagatgaagaaaagagaggccctgtttaatgcccaggttttcttataa